One window from the genome of Pedobacter schmidteae encodes:
- a CDS encoding TonB-dependent receptor has product MKLTGIILLILTMHVNAASFGQKVSITQRNTNLKMIFKEIRKQTGFYFIYSNEILQKAKPLTIDVSDQDLDVVLADVFRNQPLTYTIQDKIIIVKFKDELAKVNIPVTPVLMDIKGKVIEANGLPLPGVSVVVVGTTKGATTNSEGYYAIDAKEGDVLRFSMVGYIEQEIKVLNKTAIDVVMKEKLSDLDEVMVVGMGVQRKASVIGAISTVKMDDIKIPVRSLTNALAGKMAGAVVVQRSGELGRDNGGLWIRGISTFSANRSPLILVDGVEREMSDISVEEVESVSILKDASATAVYGVRAANGVVLVTTRRGIAQKPAIELKTEYGRSDLPKLPKFLSGPDYATLYNEALGRENYSAAYIENTRNGTDPYLYPNVNWFDEMYRKYSYNATTTLNVRGGGEVARYFVGLGYINENGNLRDNPDNSYKSNLNLQRYNFRSNVDVSLSKTTVLELEVGGNLTDLRTPGTGGAIYSSTYTPAGELFYWSYLATPISNPVRIPIGQDLNGKDIMGWAAPTQVGEANPVERLMGSGFNTEFRNQFTSQISLNQDLKAILDGLKMRFSYSFDANNNTTINRRKNSATYGVQGRDPATDKLLFKEVDAGTQFLGYSTALGSNRAKEMKAQILYNKAFAEKHHVSGMLMYYQRDYINGSAGSAILSLPYRRQGIATRVTYDYNDRYFAEFNVGYNGSENFPKEKRFGWFPALAAGWIVSNESFFKGLKETVDLLKIKGSIGLVGSEALPNGERYGYLSIYGAGLGGYVFGENGTSYGGTGENRIGVTNLTWEKGLKRNIGFELKMFKNAFSLEVDYFHEKRTDILLQRTSLPAITGYNSQPFANMGEMVNRGVDGTMEFNQRFTDGGVRVYGNFTYARDKILAQDEAAKNYDYRMRTGHKYGQNFGLIALGYFTSEADIANSPAQQFGVVRPGDIKYLDVNGDGKVSIDDEVPIGYSNLPEINYGFGFQVDYKGFDIGVFLRGQGRVSYALGGSYIPFAEGVGKRNLFVEALDRWTVDNPRQDALYPRLFNGTSSNNWQRSTKTIYNGKYLRLSDVEVGYTFGAKVLSHIRLKSLRLYALANNVAVFAPWKMWDPELEGPGNYPLQRKVNLGIRVKI; this is encoded by the coding sequence ATGAAATTAACAGGTATTATACTTTTAATACTTACAATGCACGTGAATGCGGCTTCTTTCGGGCAAAAGGTTAGTATTACCCAGCGCAATACCAATCTCAAAATGATATTTAAGGAGATCAGAAAACAAACCGGATTCTACTTTATTTATAGCAACGAGATTTTGCAGAAAGCTAAGCCTTTGACCATTGATGTCAGTGATCAGGATCTGGATGTGGTGTTGGCAGATGTTTTTCGAAATCAGCCATTAACGTATACGATTCAGGATAAGATCATCATTGTTAAATTTAAGGATGAGTTGGCGAAAGTAAACATTCCTGTTACTCCGGTTTTGATGGATATTAAAGGAAAGGTTATTGAAGCTAATGGACTTCCTTTGCCTGGGGTGAGTGTAGTTGTGGTTGGAACAACCAAAGGAGCAACAACAAATTCGGAAGGCTACTATGCTATAGATGCTAAAGAAGGGGATGTACTGAGGTTTTCTATGGTAGGCTACATCGAACAGGAGATTAAGGTGTTGAATAAAACGGCTATTGATGTGGTGATGAAGGAAAAGTTGAGTGATCTGGATGAGGTAATGGTTGTAGGTATGGGGGTGCAACGAAAAGCGAGCGTAATTGGGGCCATTTCAACAGTTAAAATGGATGACATCAAAATTCCGGTACGTTCACTGACCAATGCCTTGGCCGGAAAAATGGCAGGTGCGGTAGTGGTACAACGTTCGGGTGAGCTGGGCAGAGATAATGGAGGGCTTTGGATCCGGGGAATTTCTACTTTTAGCGCCAATCGTTCGCCGCTGATCCTTGTAGACGGAGTGGAGCGGGAAATGTCGGATATTTCTGTGGAGGAGGTAGAGTCGGTCTCCATCCTTAAAGATGCTTCGGCCACTGCGGTATATGGGGTACGCGCGGCAAATGGCGTAGTGTTGGTGACGACCAGGAGGGGGATTGCACAGAAGCCGGCGATTGAGCTTAAAACAGAATATGGCCGGTCGGATTTACCTAAATTGCCCAAATTTTTGAGTGGGCCTGATTATGCCACCCTTTATAACGAGGCATTGGGCAGAGAAAACTATTCTGCTGCATATATTGAAAACACCAGGAACGGCACCGATCCCTACCTTTATCCGAATGTAAACTGGTTTGATGAGATGTACAGGAAATACTCTTACAATGCGACTACTACCTTAAATGTCAGAGGTGGTGGTGAGGTAGCTCGCTATTTTGTAGGCTTGGGCTACATCAATGAGAACGGTAACCTGAGAGACAATCCGGACAACAGTTATAAATCGAACTTAAACCTTCAGCGTTATAATTTTCGGTCTAATGTTGATGTAAGTTTATCTAAAACGACAGTTCTGGAGCTTGAAGTGGGAGGAAATCTTACCGATTTACGTACTCCCGGAACTGGTGGAGCGATCTATTCGTCAACCTATACCCCCGCTGGGGAGCTGTTTTACTGGTCGTATCTGGCTACGCCGATTTCTAACCCTGTGAGAATTCCTATTGGACAAGATCTTAATGGGAAAGACATTATGGGCTGGGCTGCGCCAACCCAGGTGGGCGAGGCCAATCCCGTTGAACGCCTGATGGGGTCGGGTTTTAATACTGAATTCAGAAATCAGTTTACTAGTCAGATTTCCTTAAATCAGGACTTGAAAGCGATTTTGGATGGATTGAAGATGAGGTTCTCTTATTCTTTTGATGCCAATAACAATACCACCATTAACAGAAGAAAAAACAGTGCAACTTATGGCGTTCAGGGACGAGATCCAGCCACGGACAAACTGTTGTTTAAAGAAGTTGATGCTGGCACGCAATTCCTTGGATATTCGACGGCTTTGGGAAGTAACAGGGCCAAGGAGATGAAAGCCCAGATTTTGTATAATAAAGCATTTGCGGAAAAACACCATGTGAGTGGTATGCTAATGTATTACCAGCGGGACTATATCAATGGTAGTGCGGGCAGTGCTATTCTTTCTTTGCCTTATCGCCGGCAGGGGATAGCCACCAGGGTTACCTATGATTACAATGACCGCTATTTTGCTGAGTTTAATGTGGGCTATAACGGATCTGAGAATTTTCCGAAGGAAAAACGTTTTGGATGGTTCCCTGCTTTAGCTGCGGGCTGGATCGTTTCTAATGAGTCTTTCTTTAAGGGATTGAAGGAAACCGTGGATCTTTTGAAGATAAAAGGATCAATAGGTTTGGTAGGCTCTGAGGCCTTGCCTAACGGAGAACGTTATGGGTATTTGTCTATTTATGGTGCCGGACTTGGTGGTTATGTATTTGGTGAGAATGGCACCAGCTATGGTGGTACTGGTGAAAACCGTATTGGTGTAACCAATCTGACCTGGGAGAAAGGGTTAAAACGTAACATCGGTTTTGAATTAAAAATGTTTAAAAATGCATTCTCCTTGGAGGTGGATTATTTCCACGAGAAAAGGACGGATATTCTATTGCAGCGGACTTCCCTTCCTGCTATTACGGGGTACAACTCTCAGCCCTTTGCCAATATGGGCGAAATGGTTAACCGCGGAGTAGATGGAACTATGGAATTTAACCAGCGTTTTACTGATGGTGGCGTTCGTGTATATGGAAACTTTACTTACGCGCGGGATAAGATTCTTGCCCAGGATGAGGCAGCGAAAAATTATGATTACCGGATGCGTACCGGTCATAAATATGGTCAAAACTTTGGTTTGATTGCTTTGGGCTACTTTACCAGTGAAGCTGATATTGCCAATAGTCCGGCGCAGCAATTTGGAGTAGTTCGTCCTGGTGATATCAAATATCTGGATGTAAATGGCGATGGAAAGGTGAGCATAGATGACGAAGTTCCTATAGGTTATTCAAACCTTCCGGAGATTAACTATGGTTTTGGATTTCAAGTGGACTATAAAGGCTTTGACATCGGTGTATTTTTAAGGGGGCAGGGACGTGTAAGTTATGCTTTGGGTGGCTCCTATATTCCTTTTGCCGAAGGCGTGGGCAAACGCAATTTGTTTGTGGAAGCTTTGGATCGTTGGACAGTTGACAACCCCAGACAAGATGCACTTTATCCGCGTCTCTTTAACGGAACATCATCTAATAACTGGCAGCGGTCTACCAAAACAATTTATAATGGAAAATACCTTCGCCTGTCGGATGTTGAAGTAGGCTACACTTTTGGCGCAAAAGTATTGTCGCACATCAGGCTTAAGAGTTTAAGATTATATGCGCTGGCCAATAATGTAGCTGTTTTCGCTCCATGGAAAATGTGGGATCCGGAATTGGAAGGGCCGGGAAATTATCCGCTGCAGCGTAAAGTTAATCTTGGTATCAGGGTGAAAATTTAA
- a CDS encoding FecR family protein — MNKQEIQDILTRYQNGNASPEEELLLKLWYDEEADRSDWVSDQDEQVLLDSLKKKIDAEIDAEVKKDRWNLNWRWYAAAVIFILFGAGGFYFYTTNQKSAVNSYVKNDIGPGGNKAVLTLADGHKISLTDVGDGQLAIQSGIAIQKTADGHLVYTVNDKASAETSGSVSYNTISTPKGGRYQINLPDGTRVWLNSESSLKFPVSFAGLKERKVDLIGEAYFEVNKNRRPFRVSNKEQMVEVYGTHFNVMSYTNENFIETTLLEGKVGVKAGTEETFITPGEQTQLRQGQLKILKNVDLDAVVAWKNDIFQFDSTDIQKVMRQIERWYNVDVTYVGDKPNVQFTGVIPKKANISRILEVLEQTCAVKFEINGQQIRVTNHKTKH; from the coding sequence ATGAATAAACAAGAAATTCAAGACATACTTACCCGTTACCAAAATGGTAATGCAAGTCCTGAAGAGGAATTGCTGTTAAAGTTATGGTATGATGAGGAGGCCGATCGGTCGGACTGGGTGTCTGATCAGGACGAACAGGTGTTGTTGGATTCACTTAAGAAGAAAATTGACGCTGAAATTGATGCAGAGGTGAAAAAGGACCGCTGGAACTTAAACTGGAGATGGTACGCAGCCGCTGTTATTTTTATCCTGTTTGGTGCTGGTGGATTTTATTTTTATACTACGAATCAGAAAAGTGCTGTGAATAGCTATGTTAAAAATGACATTGGCCCGGGTGGGAACAAAGCGGTTTTGACATTAGCGGATGGGCATAAAATTTCATTAACCGATGTGGGGGATGGGCAGTTGGCTATTCAGTCGGGAATTGCTATCCAAAAAACCGCTGACGGACATCTGGTTTACACTGTAAATGACAAAGCTTCTGCCGAAACAAGCGGATCGGTTTCTTATAACACGATTTCCACTCCTAAGGGAGGTCGGTATCAGATTAACCTTCCCGATGGTACACGCGTATGGCTGAATTCTGAGTCTTCGTTAAAGTTTCCTGTGAGCTTTGCTGGATTAAAGGAACGTAAGGTGGATTTGATTGGCGAGGCTTATTTTGAGGTGAATAAAAACAGGCGGCCTTTCAGGGTTTCCAACAAAGAGCAAATGGTTGAAGTTTATGGTACTCATTTTAATGTGATGTCTTATACCAATGAGAATTTTATAGAAACAACACTGCTTGAAGGAAAGGTGGGGGTTAAGGCAGGAACGGAAGAGACCTTCATTACGCCTGGCGAACAGACGCAACTAAGGCAGGGGCAGTTAAAAATATTGAAGAATGTAGACCTGGATGCTGTGGTGGCCTGGAAGAACGATATTTTCCAGTTTGACAGTACAGATATACAGAAAGTGATGCGGCAGATTGAACGTTGGTATAATGTAGACGTTACCTACGTGGGCGATAAGCCGAATGTTCAGTTTACCGGAGTCATACCAAAGAAAGCGAATATTTCCAGAATATTAGAGGTGCTGGAGCAGACCTGCGCGGTAAAATTTGAAATTAATGGACAACAGATTCGAGTAACTAACCATAAAACCAAACACTAA
- a CDS encoding RNA polymerase sigma-70 factor, which produces MALTQLNKYTDQQLLDLILEGDRKAFDQIYIRYWKRLLTYSGKIVRDEEEAQDIVQEVFVSFWKRRSELGDLDCLSSYLHGAIRFRSLGYIRSNLYKHNYLESLKSFFEEGTDMVNEHIDREELNAVIHSEISKLPPKMREIFILSRMEQMSHREIAERLNISDKTVKKQINRSLNLFRLVLDEKSGSLLFWAMIQLLFYK; this is translated from the coding sequence ATGGCTTTAACTCAGTTAAATAAATATACGGACCAGCAGCTTTTAGACTTGATTCTGGAGGGTGATCGCAAAGCTTTTGATCAGATTTATATTCGATACTGGAAAAGGTTACTGACATATTCCGGGAAAATTGTAAGGGATGAAGAGGAAGCTCAGGATATTGTTCAGGAGGTTTTTGTGTCCTTTTGGAAACGTAGATCGGAGTTGGGCGATCTGGATTGCCTTTCATCTTACCTTCATGGCGCTATTCGGTTCAGAAGTCTCGGCTATATACGAAGTAACTTATACAAACATAATTATCTGGAGTCGCTGAAGTCATTTTTTGAGGAGGGAACTGACATGGTCAATGAACATATTGACCGCGAAGAACTGAATGCCGTAATTCACTCCGAAATCTCTAAACTACCTCCAAAAATGAGGGAAATCTTTATTTTGAGTAGGATGGAGCAAATGAGCCATCGGGAAATAGCCGAGCGTTTGAATATATCTGATAAAACTGTAAAAAAGCAGATCAACAGGTCGCTAAACCTTTTTCGGCTTGTCCTTGACGAAAAGTCGGGGAGCTTACTCTTTTGGGCTATGATTCAATTACTTTTTTATAAATAA
- a CDS encoding DUF6259 domain-containing protein, with translation MFKFFRSKLFLFTLLPAFIFTMVATAQNNKNTSIVLSSKQVAWAFNVNEGALVSFKNLPHKQDFLVSTVSEASVWELYMINNTKPLTINDARKFEYHQPSKNTLHLKWKSFKDPNLKNLEVTVKLNLDSKGSSFWSISLNGIKETGIEKVIFPKISGLKDLGDEKLVAPNWMGELIKNPRRHLAGTTEKKYELYYPGHLSMQFMALYGKSSAGIYVAANDTQSYRKDFAFGYQKDGSFSYQLTQFLPLNKNINTYQSPYDAEIASFEGDWMAAAKKYKSWGSRQYWAIESRLKKGLSPEWLTKTALWVWNRGESPNVLEQAIDLKKQLNLPVGVLWHWWHKGSYDDSFPDYIPPREGELAFISAVNKAKENNVNAIVYMNAIKWGNNMPSYYKEKAEPFTVKDQNGQSKSFVYNIFTKKALTYMCMATSFWKDKYSRTADTVLHKYGVGGIYMDQACLSALCYDPAHGHPLGGGNYWVTNFNQLTHQIRTKSPRKEPYILAGEGGGESWLPQLDAFLTLQVSSERYAGISEKVTIPLFQAVYHEYGITFGNYSSLLYPPYDELWPAKYAPKNINQPLDERFNNQFLMEQARSFVWGMQPAIANYQVFLKTARKPEINYLIALSRLRNKTLKYLLYGSFVRPPEIIVPQKEIDISKLSIYAGQDEKVTAFKKTYPTVYSGAWKANDGTLGIAVASIQDQPFQYNFELKAADYTLKNTGQIYLVNETERTHIGSYKNGKIKVDQPLQAKGIMIIEIVPSK, from the coding sequence ATGTTTAAATTCTTTCGAAGTAAACTTTTTCTCTTTACGTTGCTGCCAGCTTTCATTTTCACCATGGTTGCAACAGCGCAAAATAACAAGAACACATCCATAGTCCTTAGCAGCAAACAAGTAGCCTGGGCCTTCAATGTAAATGAAGGTGCACTGGTTTCCTTCAAAAATCTGCCCCACAAACAAGACTTTTTGGTGTCTACTGTATCTGAAGCCTCGGTATGGGAATTATATATGATCAACAACACGAAGCCATTGACCATCAATGACGCTAGGAAATTTGAATATCATCAACCTTCAAAAAACACCCTCCATTTAAAATGGAAGTCTTTTAAAGATCCCAACTTAAAAAATCTAGAGGTAACCGTAAAATTAAATTTAGATAGCAAGGGAAGTTCTTTCTGGAGCATTTCTTTAAACGGGATAAAAGAAACAGGAATAGAAAAAGTTATTTTCCCAAAAATTTCCGGACTCAAAGATCTGGGCGACGAAAAGCTGGTGGCTCCAAACTGGATGGGCGAACTCATTAAAAACCCCAGACGCCATTTGGCCGGAACGACCGAAAAAAAATACGAATTGTACTATCCGGGGCATTTATCTATGCAGTTTATGGCCCTATATGGAAAATCCTCTGCTGGCATCTATGTTGCCGCAAATGATACCCAATCCTACAGAAAAGATTTTGCCTTTGGCTATCAGAAAGATGGAAGCTTTTCTTATCAGCTTACACAGTTTCTGCCTCTTAATAAAAATATAAATACTTACCAATCGCCTTATGATGCAGAGATTGCCAGTTTTGAGGGGGACTGGATGGCAGCTGCAAAAAAATACAAATCCTGGGGCAGCCGGCAATACTGGGCAATAGAAAGCCGGTTAAAAAAAGGGCTTAGCCCCGAGTGGCTCACCAAAACAGCACTATGGGTTTGGAACCGCGGCGAATCGCCAAATGTTTTAGAGCAAGCAATAGATTTAAAAAAACAGTTGAATTTACCGGTTGGCGTATTGTGGCATTGGTGGCATAAAGGCTCATACGACGACTCATTTCCCGACTATATCCCACCAAGGGAAGGCGAACTCGCTTTTATTAGCGCTGTTAACAAGGCAAAAGAGAATAACGTAAATGCCATAGTTTATATGAATGCCATCAAATGGGGAAACAACATGCCTAGTTACTATAAGGAAAAAGCAGAACCATTTACTGTAAAGGATCAGAATGGGCAAAGCAAATCTTTTGTATACAACATCTTTACAAAAAAGGCCCTAACTTATATGTGTATGGCAACCTCTTTCTGGAAGGACAAATACAGTAGGACAGCAGATACTGTATTACATAAATATGGCGTTGGAGGCATCTATATGGATCAAGCTTGCCTTAGTGCGCTATGTTACGATCCGGCCCACGGCCATCCCCTTGGTGGCGGCAATTATTGGGTTACAAACTTCAACCAGCTCACACACCAGATCAGGACAAAATCTCCACGCAAAGAGCCCTACATACTGGCAGGCGAAGGTGGCGGCGAAAGCTGGCTACCCCAATTGGATGCTTTTTTAACGTTACAGGTGAGCAGTGAACGTTATGCCGGCATATCAGAAAAAGTTACTATCCCTTTGTTTCAAGCTGTTTACCATGAATATGGGATTACATTCGGCAATTATTCTTCTTTACTCTATCCTCCGTATGACGAACTGTGGCCTGCCAAATATGCACCAAAGAATATCAATCAACCTTTAGATGAGCGTTTCAATAACCAATTTTTAATGGAACAGGCCAGATCCTTTGTATGGGGAATGCAGCCTGCAATAGCCAATTATCAGGTTTTTCTAAAAACAGCGAGGAAACCGGAAATAAACTACCTGATTGCTTTGTCGAGACTACGAAACAAAACACTAAAATACCTCCTTTATGGTTCTTTTGTCCGTCCTCCTGAGATAATCGTTCCCCAAAAAGAAATCGATATATCAAAGCTATCTATTTACGCCGGACAAGATGAAAAGGTAACCGCATTTAAGAAAACCTATCCAACTGTTTACAGTGGGGCCTGGAAAGCTAACGACGGTACACTTGGCATTGCTGTCGCAAGTATTCAAGACCAACCCTTCCAGTACAATTTTGAGTTGAAGGCAGCAGATTACACCTTAAAAAATACAGGCCAAATTTACCTCGTGAATGAAACAGAGCGTACCCATATTGGAAGCTACAAAAATGGAAAGATTAAAGTTGATCAGCCATTACAAGCCAAAGGAATCATGATTATCGAAATTGTACCCTCAAAATAA